A region of Spiribacter roseus DNA encodes the following proteins:
- the miaA gene encoding tRNA (adenosine(37)-N6)-dimethylallyltransferase MiaA, with product MAADTLPVVCLMGPTAAGKTDLALALHARGGVDLISVDSAMVYRGMDIGTAKPSPAVQARAPHALIDIRDPAEAYSAAEFVADARAHIAAARQAGRLPVLVGGTMLYFRSLLHGLSRLPAADAGVRARLEAEARVRGWAALHARLAGVDPRTAQRLHRNDAQRIQRALEVYELTGQSLSHLQSTAAPEPLPGPVVKVGVMPASRSMLHTRIEQRFHAMLAEGVIDEVAGLWARPDIHADLPAMRAVGYRQIVEYLDGRIARDDLAFRGTVATRQFARRQVTWLRREDRLEWLDPLAHRPCDRLSDLINRVVA from the coding sequence ATGGCAGCGGATACGCTCCCGGTGGTCTGTCTGATGGGGCCGACAGCGGCCGGCAAGACCGATCTGGCCCTCGCCCTGCATGCGCGCGGTGGCGTGGATCTGATCAGTGTCGATTCGGCGATGGTCTATCGGGGCATGGACATTGGCACCGCCAAGCCCTCACCGGCGGTCCAGGCACGGGCCCCGCATGCCTTGATCGACATCCGCGACCCGGCCGAGGCGTACTCCGCGGCCGAGTTCGTCGCCGATGCCCGGGCGCATATCGCGGCGGCTCGGCAGGCCGGGCGTCTGCCGGTGCTCGTGGGGGGAACCATGCTCTATTTCCGTTCGCTGCTGCACGGGCTATCGCGCCTGCCGGCGGCGGACGCCGGGGTACGGGCCCGTCTCGAGGCGGAGGCCCGGGTGCGGGGCTGGGCGGCCCTGCACGCGCGGCTGGCGGGCGTCGATCCGCGCACCGCGCAGCGGCTGCATCGCAATGACGCACAGCGCATCCAGCGGGCGCTCGAGGTCTACGAGCTGACCGGTCAGTCATTGAGTCACCTGCAATCAACGGCGGCACCGGAACCGTTGCCCGGTCCTGTCGTCAAAGTGGGTGTAATGCCCGCATCACGTTCGATGCTGCATACGCGCATCGAGCAGCGCTTTCACGCGATGCTGGCCGAAGGGGTGATCGACGAGGTGGCCGGGCTCTGGGCGCGTCCCGATATCCACGCCGATCTGCCTGCCATGCGGGCGGTGGGGTATCGCCAGATCGTCGAGTATCTCGACGGGCGCATCGCCCGTGATGACCTGGCGTTTCGGGGCACGGTGGCGACGCGTCAGTTCGCCCGGCGCCAGGTGACCTGGCTGCGGCGTGAGGATCGTCTGGAATGGCTCGATCCGCTGGCGCACAGGCCCTGTGACAGGCTTAGTGATCTCATCAATCGCGTGGTAGCGTAG
- the hfq gene encoding RNA chaperone Hfq encodes MSKGQSLQEPFLNALRKEKVPVSIYLVNGIKLQGQVDSFDQFVILLRNSISQLVYKHAISTIVPSRNVRELLQEERDPETDPE; translated from the coding sequence ATGTCGAAAGGACAATCACTGCAGGAACCCTTCCTCAACGCGCTTCGCAAGGAAAAGGTCCCGGTGTCGATCTATCTGGTCAATGGCATCAAGCTCCAGGGTCAGGTGGACTCGTTCGACCAGTTCGTGATCCTGCTTCGCAACTCGATCAGTCAGCTGGTCTACAAACACGCCATTTCCACGATCGTGCCATCGCGCAACGTCCGCGAGCTTCTGCAGGAGGAGCGAGATCCCGAAACCGACCCGGAGTGA
- the mutL gene encoding DNA mismatch repair endonuclease MutL, whose translation MAIQRLAAELVNQIAAGEIIERPASVLKELLENALDAGAQSIQVDLEGGGLTLIRVRDDGRGMTAADLPLAVESHATSKIGALDDLEHIATLGFRGEALPSIASVAELEITSRAATEAHGYCLTPNHSDTPAPAPHPPGTTVSVRDLFHAVPARRKFLRTERTELRHIQELVRRIALGRPEVGFALTHNGRRLLDLPALGPEAAERRVGELMGGSFVDAALRIDAEAAGLRLQGWLGLPTASRGQPDLQYVYLNGRMIRDRLVMQALRRAYSDVLFKDRYPAYLLHLQMDPARVDVNVHPTKHEVRFRDSRLIFDFLHRQVERALAQGGASAATAPSESGGASPGPPPAAPAPQTGALALPVAEARAVYGDTLDAGTPAPEAPASTDPVPRLGHAVAQIHGVYVLAESASGLVLVDMHAAHERIVYERLKRQYRDEGVARQPLLMPVAVNVTPAEADLVEDSQPLLEAVGLDVDRVGPEQLRLRGLPALLARADGEALLRDVLADLRVDRGAVAIEARQQHLLATMGCHGSVRANRRLTPAEQENLLREMERTPNIDQCNHGRPTWVSLGMADLDRLFLRGR comes from the coding sequence ATGGCGATCCAGCGTCTCGCCGCCGAGCTTGTCAATCAGATCGCCGCCGGCGAGATCATCGAGCGGCCGGCCTCGGTGCTCAAGGAACTGCTCGAGAATGCCCTCGACGCCGGGGCGCAGAGCATTCAGGTCGATCTCGAGGGCGGCGGGCTGACCCTGATCCGCGTCCGCGACGACGGCCGCGGCATGACCGCGGCCGATCTGCCCCTCGCGGTGGAGTCCCACGCCACCAGCAAGATCGGTGCGCTGGATGATCTCGAGCATATCGCCACCCTCGGCTTTCGCGGTGAGGCACTGCCCAGCATCGCCTCGGTGGCGGAGCTGGAGATCACCTCGCGGGCGGCCACCGAGGCGCATGGCTACTGCCTGACCCCGAATCATTCGGATACGCCCGCACCGGCGCCGCATCCGCCGGGCACCACAGTGTCGGTGCGGGACCTTTTTCATGCCGTCCCGGCCCGGCGCAAGTTCCTGCGCACCGAGCGCACGGAGCTGCGCCACATCCAGGAGCTGGTCCGTCGGATCGCGCTGGGGCGCCCCGAGGTGGGATTCGCGCTGACGCACAACGGCCGGCGGCTGCTGGATCTGCCGGCGCTGGGGCCTGAGGCGGCGGAACGCCGTGTGGGCGAACTGATGGGCGGCAGCTTCGTCGATGCAGCGCTGCGCATCGATGCCGAGGCCGCGGGGCTGCGCCTACAGGGCTGGCTCGGCCTGCCAACGGCCTCACGGGGTCAGCCGGATCTGCAGTATGTCTACCTCAACGGGCGCATGATCCGCGACCGACTGGTCATGCAGGCCCTGCGGCGGGCCTACAGCGATGTCCTGTTCAAGGATCGCTATCCGGCGTATCTGCTGCACCTGCAGATGGATCCCGCCCGGGTCGATGTCAATGTCCATCCGACCAAGCATGAGGTGCGGTTCCGCGACAGCCGGCTGATCTTCGATTTCCTCCACCGTCAGGTGGAACGCGCCCTCGCCCAAGGCGGTGCGAGTGCCGCGACCGCGCCGTCCGAGTCCGGCGGAGCGTCGCCCGGTCCGCCACCCGCGGCCCCGGCGCCGCAGACCGGTGCCCTGGCACTGCCCGTGGCCGAGGCCCGGGCGGTCTACGGCGATACCCTCGACGCGGGCACGCCCGCGCCCGAAGCGCCGGCGTCCACCGACCCGGTGCCGCGGCTCGGGCATGCGGTGGCGCAGATTCATGGTGTCTATGTGCTTGCCGAATCGGCCAGCGGTCTGGTCCTTGTGGACATGCATGCGGCCCATGAGCGCATCGTCTACGAGCGCCTCAAGCGCCAGTACCGGGACGAGGGTGTGGCGCGCCAGCCGCTGCTGATGCCAGTGGCGGTCAATGTGACGCCGGCCGAGGCCGACCTGGTGGAGGACAGTCAGCCGCTGCTCGAGGCGGTGGGCCTGGATGTGGATCGGGTCGGTCCCGAGCAGCTCCGCCTCCGGGGTCTGCCAGCGCTGCTGGCGCGGGCGGATGGCGAGGCGCTGTTGCGCGATGTGCTGGCGGATCTGCGCGTTGATCGGGGAGCGGTCGCGATCGAGGCCCGCCAGCAGCATCTGCTGGCGACCATGGGCTGTCATGGATCGGTGCGCGCCAACCGGCGGTTGACGCCGGCCGAGCAGGAGAATCTGCTGCGCGAAATGGAGCGCACCCCCAACATCGATCAGTGCAATCATGGCCGTCCCACCTGGGTGTCCCTGGGCATGGCGGACCTTGATCGGCTTTTTCTGCGCGGCCGCTAG